From Candidatus Sphingomonas colombiensis, one genomic window encodes:
- a CDS encoding EamA family transporter yields the protein MSDAIRPNSTRAAILIPFAIVTLIWGSTWLVIRDQLHVVPASWSVSYRFLTAGIAMLIWALIKRERFALDARGWAFATALGAAQFVFNFNFVYRAEQHITSGLVAVVFALLLVPNALFGRIFLGQKLGRQLIAGSAVAMAGVVLLFINEARSDPHGSGAALVGIALTCCAILSASSANVMQATETARRYPMIPTLAVAMLIGAGLDAIWAWATVGPPVFEWRVGYVAGILYLGLAASALCFPLYFNVIRVIGPAKAAYSSVIVPVIAMLLSTLFEGYRWSPLAIGGAALAGVGLVIALTARRPAR from the coding sequence ATGAGCGACGCGATCCGGCCCAATTCCACCCGTGCCGCGATCCTGATCCCGTTCGCAATCGTCACGCTGATCTGGGGCTCCACTTGGCTCGTCATCCGCGATCAGCTCCATGTCGTACCGGCGAGCTGGTCGGTCAGCTATCGCTTCCTCACCGCTGGCATCGCGATGCTGATCTGGGCGCTGATCAAGCGCGAACGGTTTGCGCTCGATGCGCGCGGCTGGGCCTTCGCGACGGCGCTGGGGGCGGCGCAGTTCGTGTTCAATTTCAACTTCGTCTATCGCGCGGAACAGCACATCACGTCCGGGCTGGTCGCCGTGGTATTTGCGCTATTGCTCGTGCCCAATGCATTGTTCGGCCGCATCTTCCTCGGGCAGAAGCTCGGGCGACAGTTGATCGCGGGTTCAGCGGTGGCGATGGCGGGCGTCGTGCTGCTGTTCATCAACGAGGCGCGCAGCGATCCGCACGGATCGGGCGCGGCGCTGGTCGGCATCGCGCTCACCTGTTGCGCGATCCTCTCCGCCTCCAGCGCCAATGTGATGCAGGCGACCGAAACGGCGCGACGCTATCCGATGATCCCGACACTGGCAGTGGCGATGCTGATCGGCGCCGGGCTTGATGCGATCTGGGCATGGGCGACCGTCGGGCCGCCGGTGTTCGAATGGCGCGTCGGTTATGTCGCGGGCATCCTCTATCTCGGGCTTGCCGCATCAGCGCTGTGCTTTCCGCTCTATTTCAACGTGATCCGCGTGATCGGCCCGGCCAAGGCGGCCTATTCGAGCGTGATCGTGCCGGTGATCGCGATGCTGCTGTCGACGCTGTTCGAGGGCTATCGCTGGTCCCCGCTCGCGATCGGCGGGGCGGCACTCGCGGGGGTTGGCCTCGTCATCGCGCTCACCGCGCGCAGGCCTGCGCGATAA
- a CDS encoding NAD(P)-dependent oxidoreductase, with the protein MTRLFVFGMGYAARAIVAASGWPALGTTREGRDGTIPFDDADAVRAGLAAATHVLSSVPPDLTEDPVLARYGALLSGRWLGYLSSTGVYGDTRGAWVDECAAIGGGRRGARAAADAAWLARGARVFRLPGIYGPGRSPLGRVRSGTAHRVDVPGQIFSRIHLSDIASGVLAGFDAPAGAYNLADDLPASQNEVMEYAAALLNLPAPPLVALDVLSPAARGFYAENRRVANGKAKRVLGWTPRYPDYRAGLRAVSAMTRPTPASAAPPIASGDQR; encoded by the coding sequence ATGACCCGCCTGTTCGTCTTCGGCATGGGCTATGCCGCGCGCGCGATCGTTGCGGCGAGTGGCTGGCCCGCGCTCGGAACGACGCGTGAGGGGCGCGACGGCACGATCCCTTTCGACGATGCGGATGCGGTGCGCGCCGGGCTCGCGGCGGCAACGCATGTTCTGTCGAGCGTACCGCCCGATCTCACGGAAGATCCGGTGCTGGCGCGTTACGGTGCGCTGTTGAGCGGGCGCTGGCTCGGATATCTTTCATCGACCGGCGTCTATGGCGATACGCGCGGGGCGTGGGTGGATGAATGTGCCGCGATCGGCGGCGGCCGCCGCGGCGCGCGTGCGGCGGCGGATGCGGCGTGGCTGGCGCGCGGCGCGCGGGTGTTTCGCCTGCCCGGAATTTACGGCCCGGGGCGCTCGCCGCTCGGTCGGGTGCGGAGCGGCACCGCGCATCGCGTCGATGTGCCGGGGCAGATATTCAGTCGCATTCACCTGAGCGATATCGCCAGCGGCGTGCTCGCCGGTTTCGACGCGCCAGCCGGGGCATATAATCTCGCGGACGATCTGCCGGCGAGCCAGAATGAGGTGATGGAATATGCTGCCGCGCTGCTGAACCTGCCCGCCCCGCCGCTGGTCGCGCTCGACGTGCTGTCACCGGCGGCGCGGGGTTTCTATGCGGAGAACCGTCGCGTCGCGAACGGCAAGGCGAAGCGCGTGCTCGGCTGGACGCCGCGCTATCCCGATTATCGCGCAGGCCTGCGCGCGGTGAGCGCGATGACGAGGCCAACCCCCGCGAGTGCCGCCCCGCCGATCGCGAGCGGGGACCAGCGATAG
- a CDS encoding M28 family metallopeptidase has translation MKAIPLLARVAVIALLPLSVTLSAQETTPAGVNVAVNAPLPADQAALKAHVMFLASDAMKGREAGSGEYDIAAQYVASRFYAAGLRPGGDAGGYLQAVPLVSYRPEGSGRVVRTVDGKTETLVAGTDYAALADPRRAKVSLNGEIVFVGFGVSAPDRGRDDYAGVDVKGKIVAILPGTPRDMNAEERAYLGGGDTKAKAAAAHGAIGMILLAAPGSTEKTPFARTAERIAKPRMTYAEPDGTGHGDAPIPTVATFSETGAAKLFAGARAQWPALVKEAKKKLPRYASQPLPGMVQLETASSYDKATSSNVVGVIPGRDPVLSKEVLVLSAHLDHIGITAPDERGDTINNGALDDAIGIASLIEEANRFKEKAPRRTILFVAFTAEEKGLIGSAWFTTHPTVPIDTIVVDVNLDMPILTYKFEDMVAFGGDRSTLGPVIARATGAIGVSMSPDPMPDEAIFVRSDHFNFVRRGIPSVFLWPGQKGPGKEAVATFMSKHYHRPSDDLTQPIMWDQAVRFVDANYRIAREIADADARPVWNKGDYFGTLFNGPMAR, from the coding sequence ATGAAAGCCATTCCCTTGCTGGCCCGCGTGGCCGTGATCGCGCTTCTCCCGCTTTCCGTGACCCTTTCCGCACAGGAAACTACGCCGGCCGGGGTGAACGTCGCCGTCAACGCGCCACTGCCGGCGGATCAGGCCGCGCTCAAGGCGCATGTCATGTTCCTCGCCTCCGACGCGATGAAGGGGCGCGAGGCCGGGAGCGGGGAATATGATATCGCCGCGCAATATGTCGCTTCGCGCTTCTATGCCGCCGGGCTGCGGCCGGGCGGCGATGCGGGGGGCTATCTCCAGGCGGTTCCGCTGGTCAGCTACCGCCCCGAAGGCAGCGGGCGCGTGGTGCGGACCGTCGATGGAAAGACCGAAACCTTGGTGGCGGGGACGGATTATGCCGCGCTTGCCGATCCACGCCGGGCAAAGGTGTCGCTGAACGGCGAAATCGTGTTCGTCGGCTTTGGCGTCTCCGCGCCGGATCGCGGGCGGGACGACTATGCTGGCGTAGATGTGAAAGGGAAGATCGTCGCGATCCTCCCCGGCACGCCGCGAGACATGAATGCGGAGGAGCGCGCCTATCTCGGCGGTGGCGATACCAAGGCCAAGGCGGCGGCGGCGCATGGCGCGATCGGGATGATCCTGCTCGCCGCGCCGGGGAGCACGGAAAAAACGCCCTTCGCCCGCACCGCCGAACGCATCGCCAAGCCACGCATGACCTATGCCGAACCGGACGGGACCGGGCACGGGGACGCGCCGATCCCGACGGTCGCGACTTTCAGTGAAACGGGCGCGGCGAAGCTTTTCGCAGGTGCGCGCGCGCAATGGCCGGCGCTGGTGAAGGAAGCGAAGAAGAAGCTGCCGCGCTACGCCTCTCAACCGCTGCCCGGCATGGTGCAGCTTGAAACGGCGAGCAGCTACGACAAGGCGACTTCCTCCAATGTCGTCGGCGTGATTCCGGGGCGCGATCCGGTGCTGTCGAAAGAGGTGTTGGTACTCTCCGCGCACCTCGATCATATCGGCATCACCGCGCCCGACGAGCGCGGCGACACGATCAACAATGGCGCACTGGACGATGCGATCGGCATCGCCAGCCTTATCGAAGAGGCAAATCGCTTCAAGGAAAAGGCGCCGCGCCGCACGATCCTGTTCGTCGCCTTTACCGCCGAGGAAAAGGGTCTGATCGGCAGCGCGTGGTTCACCACCCATCCCACCGTACCGATCGACACGATCGTGGTGGACGTGAACCTCGATATGCCGATCCTGACCTATAAGTTCGAGGATATGGTCGCGTTCGGCGGGGATCGCTCGACGCTGGGTCCAGTGATCGCGCGCGCGACGGGGGCGATCGGAGTGTCCATGTCCCCCGATCCGATGCCGGACGAGGCGATCTTCGTGCGCTCCGATCATTTCAATTTCGTGCGACGCGGTATCCCCTCCGTCTTCCTCTGGCCCGGCCAGAAGGGCCCCGGAAAGGAGGCCGTCGCCACTTTCATGTCGAAACATTACCACCGCCCGTCGGACGATCTGACGCAGCCGATCATGTGGGATCAGGCGGTGCGTTTCGTCGATGCCAATTATCGCATCGCCCGCGAGATCGCCGATGCTGACGCGCGGCCGGTGTGGAACAAGGGCGACTATTTCGGCACCTTGTTCAACGGGCCGATGGCGCGGTGA
- the pepN gene encoding aminopeptidase N has translation MIDVQTAATLPAITRREDYRPPAWLVPEVSLDFDLDPERTLVKARFRVTRNGTQHAPLRLDGAGQAPLSVLVDGVAINDWRQDGDDLIIPLTGATHEIETEVAIAPDRNTQLMGLYASSGNLCTQCEAEGFRRITYFPDRPDVLATYRVRMTADKARFPVLLANGDPIASGDLPNGRHWAEWHDPFPKPTYLFALVAGDLAVNRDTFVTQSGREVALGIWVRSADLSRTGHALDALKTAMAWDERVYGREYDLDVFNIVAVDDFNFGAMENKGLNIFNSRYILADPDTATDYDYDAIAAVVAHEYFHNWSGNRVTCRDWFQLSLKEGFTVYRDQSFSADQGSAAVKRIEDVRGLRASQFPEDAGPLAHPVRPESYLEIANFYTATIYNKGAELIRMMATILGPVRFRAATDLYFDRFDGTAATCEDFVACMEEASGVDLSRFRLWYLQAGTPRVSASVEHEGGRATLRLAQHVPPTPGQSDKQPMVLPLKVRLFGTVTGRPLTEERLILFNATVETIVFDGVAERPALSINRGFSAPVVIESDRSAADLAFLSAHDDDPFARYEAMQQLMLDTLVAATVEGRADHQAVIRAVANTLANGSLDRAFIAEAVLLPSEGFIGDQLTTVDPDAIFAAREALRRDLGTALAAQWRAAYDAGSTAPYQYNPHAKGLRRLRNVALNYIAASGATDVAQVAFGQFEAADNMTDRQAALTTLVNGEWDEREAALDIFYNRYADNPLVLDKWFQTQALSTRADTPAAVTQLAEHPDFTLSNPNRARSLIGAFSVNQRAFNAADGGGYRFVADQLIALDRLNPQTAAKLLPPLGRWRRFDAGRAALMKAELERIVATPGLSKDLFEQASKSLEE, from the coding sequence ATGATCGACGTTCAGACCGCCGCTACGCTTCCCGCCATCACCCGGCGCGAGGATTATCGCCCGCCCGCATGGCTGGTGCCGGAGGTGTCGCTCGATTTCGATCTCGATCCCGAGCGCACGTTGGTGAAGGCGCGCTTTCGCGTCACGCGCAACGGCACGCAGCATGCGCCGCTGCGGCTCGATGGCGCGGGACAGGCGCCGCTCAGCGTGCTGGTCGATGGCGTGGCCATCAACGACTGGCGGCAGGATGGCGACGATCTGATCATCCCGCTGACCGGCGCCACGCACGAGATCGAAACCGAGGTGGCGATCGCTCCCGATCGCAACACGCAATTGATGGGACTTTATGCCTCGAGCGGCAATCTGTGCACGCAATGCGAGGCGGAGGGCTTTCGCCGTATCACCTATTTCCCCGACCGGCCCGACGTGCTCGCCACCTATCGCGTGCGGATGACGGCGGACAAGGCGCGCTTTCCCGTGCTTCTGGCGAACGGCGATCCGATCGCGTCAGGCGATCTGCCGAACGGGCGGCATTGGGCGGAATGGCATGATCCGTTTCCCAAACCCACTTATCTATTCGCGCTGGTGGCAGGCGATCTCGCGGTCAATCGCGACACATTCGTCACGCAATCGGGCCGCGAAGTCGCTCTCGGCATCTGGGTGCGTTCGGCCGATCTGTCGCGCACCGGCCACGCGCTGGATGCGCTCAAGACGGCGATGGCATGGGACGAGCGCGTCTATGGCCGCGAATATGATCTCGACGTGTTCAACATCGTCGCGGTGGACGATTTCAACTTCGGCGCGATGGAGAACAAGGGGCTGAACATCTTCAACAGCCGCTACATCCTCGCCGATCCCGACACGGCGACCGATTACGATTACGACGCGATCGCCGCCGTGGTGGCGCACGAATATTTCCACAATTGGTCGGGCAATCGCGTCACCTGCCGGGACTGGTTCCAGCTTTCCCTGAAGGAAGGCTTCACCGTCTATCGCGATCAGAGCTTCTCTGCCGATCAGGGCTCTGCCGCCGTCAAACGGATCGAGGATGTACGCGGGCTGCGCGCCAGCCAGTTTCCGGAAGACGCCGGCCCGCTGGCGCACCCGGTGCGCCCGGAAAGCTATCTGGAGATCGCCAATTTCTACACGGCGACGATCTACAACAAGGGCGCCGAGCTGATCCGCATGATGGCGACGATCCTCGGCCCGGTGCGCTTCCGCGCCGCGACCGATCTCTATTTCGACCGCTTCGACGGCACGGCGGCGACATGCGAGGATTTCGTCGCGTGCATGGAGGAAGCGAGCGGCGTCGATCTTTCACGTTTCCGCTTGTGGTATTTGCAAGCCGGCACGCCACGGGTCTCGGCCAGTGTTGAGCATGAGGGCGGCCGCGCGACGCTGCGCCTCGCCCAGCATGTCCCGCCGACGCCGGGCCAGTCGGACAAGCAGCCGATGGTGCTCCCGCTCAAGGTCCGGTTGTTCGGCACGGTGACGGGCCGCCCGCTGACCGAGGAGCGGCTCATATTGTTCAACGCGACCGTCGAGACGATCGTGTTCGACGGCGTCGCCGAACGCCCCGCGCTCTCGATCAATCGCGGTTTTTCCGCCCCGGTCGTGATCGAGAGCGATCGCAGCGCGGCCGATCTCGCTTTTCTGTCGGCGCATGATGACGATCCCTTCGCGCGCTACGAGGCGATGCAGCAATTGATGCTCGATACGCTCGTCGCAGCGACGGTGGAGGGGCGCGCCGATCATCAGGCGGTGATCCGCGCGGTCGCCAACACGCTCGCCAACGGGTCGCTCGATCGCGCCTTTATCGCGGAAGCGGTGCTGCTGCCGTCCGAAGGCTTTATCGGCGATCAGCTGACGACGGTCGATCCCGACGCGATCTTCGCCGCGCGCGAGGCTTTGCGCCGCGATCTCGGCACGGCGCTCGCCGCGCAATGGCGCGCTGCCTATGACGCCGGGAGCACCGCCCCCTATCAATATAATCCGCATGCCAAGGGGCTGCGGCGGCTGCGCAACGTGGCACTCAACTATATCGCGGCGAGCGGGGCAACGGATGTCGCGCAGGTCGCGTTCGGCCAGTTCGAGGCGGCCGACAACATGACTGACCGGCAGGCGGCGCTAACCACATTGGTCAACGGCGAGTGGGACGAGCGCGAGGCCGCGCTCGACATCTTCTACAATCGCTACGCCGATAATCCGTTGGTGCTGGACAAATGGTTCCAGACGCAGGCGCTATCGACACGCGCCGATACGCCAGCGGCAGTGACGCAACTGGCCGAGCATCCCGATTTCACGCTCTCCAACCCCAATCGCGCGCGCAGCCTGATCGGCGCGTTCAGCGTCAACCAGCGCGCGTTCAATGCCGCCGACGGGGGCGGCTATCGCTTCGTCGCCGACCAACTGATCGCGCTCGACCGGCTCAACCCGCAGACTGCCGCCAAGCTGCTGCCGCCTCTTGGCCGCTGGCGCCGTTTCGATGCGGGTCGCGCCGCACTGATGAAGGCCGAGCTGGAACGGATCGTCGCCACGCCGGGGCTGTCGAAGGATCTGTTCGAGCAGGCGTCGAAGAGTCTCGAAGAGTAA
- a CDS encoding tRNA-binding protein produces the protein MHMAHDPAAAAADTIGFDDFLRVDIRVGTIVAADPFPKARKPAFKLTIDFGPTLGLRKSSAQITEHYTPEQLVGRQVAAVVNFPPRQIGPMMSEVLTLGFPDADGNVVLIGPSEKVPDGGRMF, from the coding sequence ATGCACATGGCGCATGATCCGGCGGCCGCGGCCGCCGACACGATCGGTTTCGACGATTTCCTGCGGGTCGATATCCGCGTCGGCACGATTGTTGCCGCCGATCCATTCCCCAAGGCGCGCAAGCCCGCGTTCAAGCTGACGATCGATTTCGGGCCGACGCTGGGGCTCAGGAAATCCTCCGCGCAGATCACCGAACATTATACCCCGGAGCAGCTCGTCGGGCGGCAGGTGGCAGCGGTGGTCAACTTCCCGCCCCGTCAGATCGGCCCGATGATGAGCGAGGTGCTGACGCTCGGCTTCCCCGATGCGGACGGCAACGTCGTGCTGATCGGCCCGAGCGAAAAGGTGCCGGACGGCGGGCGAATGTTCTGA
- a CDS encoding glutathione S-transferase family protein, whose amino-acid sequence MWQLYQFTLCPFTRKVRALLNEKDVGYELVPEEPWARRDEFVDMNPAGQTPVMADPTRNILLIDSMAICEYFEETVDKVQMINGTAANRAEIRRLVTWFDGHFYRDVTGPLLQERMIKRIVHRASPDASRLREAMKSAIGHLDYIDFLLDHRKWMGGATISLADLAAAAQISVADYLGGIDWSGHTHAKAWYSAFKSRRSFRPLLAERMRGIEPPSYYENPDF is encoded by the coding sequence ATGTGGCAGCTTTACCAATTCACCTTGTGTCCCTTCACCCGCAAGGTCCGCGCGCTGCTCAATGAAAAGGACGTCGGCTATGAGCTGGTGCCCGAGGAGCCATGGGCGCGGCGCGACGAATTCGTCGACATGAATCCCGCCGGGCAGACCCCGGTGATGGCCGACCCGACCCGGAATATCCTGCTGATCGATTCGATGGCGATCTGCGAATATTTCGAGGAAACGGTCGACAAGGTGCAGATGATCAACGGCACGGCCGCGAACCGTGCCGAGATTCGCCGGCTGGTGACGTGGTTCGACGGTCATTTCTATCGCGATGTCACCGGGCCGTTGTTGCAGGAGCGGATGATCAAGCGGATCGTCCACCGCGCGTCGCCCGATGCGTCGCGTCTGCGCGAGGCGATGAAATCCGCCATCGGCCACCTCGATTATATCGATTTCCTGCTCGATCATCGCAAATGGATGGGCGGGGCGACGATCAGCTTGGCCGACTTGGCGGCCGCAGCGCAGATTTCGGTCGCCGACTATCTCGGCGGAATCGACTGGAGCGGGCATACGCACGCCAAGGCGTGGTATTCCGCGTTCAAGAGCCGGCGCAGCTTCCGTCCATTGCTCGCCGAGCGGATGCGCGGGATCGAGCCGCCATCCTATTACGAGAATCCGGATTTCTGA